The window CCCAGCTCGAAACAGGAAAATAATTATAAATTCTATATTTTTTAATTTAGAATATGGTTAATCTAAAATTATTATAAATAAGTTTTATCTTCTATTAAACTTTGTAAAAGGAATTCATTATACCTAATTTCTCTAACAATATGGAAGTATTCTAAAGTTAAAGATATTCCTGAAACAATTACTATTATCAATCCTATGAATAGTATTAATGGAAAAACACCAATGTTGCTATTGTTGTATAAATACAAAAGTAGTAATGAACTCAATAAAATTGCAGTAACCAGATAAAATAAAATTTTTTTCATTTTTTCCAAATTTGTGATTTGGGAATTAACAATTTTAGTTATATCCATGGAATTATATTGATGTGAAATATATTAATATAACGTTAATATCCCATCGGTTTGATATGAAGTAGTCAATTGATATAAAATGTCAACCCATAGAATAAGATCTTTAATGACAGTATATAAGGAAGTCATAAAATTAGAAATAAGGCTTTCCCACAAAGTATTTAAATAAATATGAATTGTCTACTTATGACATTGCCGGTTAACTTTAACAAAAATTTAAGCATCCAGTCTTCCAGGAAAAATAATATTTCAATATCCTATTTCAGAGGAGAAGAACTGGAACAGATCTTTGATTATACAAAAAATAAGATCCTGAATAACAGGAACCATGAAGCACTTTACAGGAGATATTATTTTTTAATGAAAGCCCTCCTGCATACCGGTGCCAGGATAGAAGAGATTGTTCCATACCATCGGGATGAATACGTAGATAAGAAAGGGATTCATAAAGAAATAACCTCTCCTGGCTTAAGGCCAATAGACATTAACCTGGATATTGGTACTGTAACATTGCCTACACTCAAAAAGAAAACAATGAATGGTAAGCTTCCACAGAGAGTGCTGCCTATATCGCAGGATTTTAAGAATGAGTACATGTCATATGCCATGGCCATGCATATAGACATTAAATCAAAGAATCCGTTGTTTCCGATTACCAGAAAAGCAGTAAATAAGTTTATGGGGAAAATGCAGAGTGAGTTGGGATTTGGAATACACCCGCACAAGTTCAGGCATACTTTTGCCGTGACTGCTGTGCTTTCCGGTGTGCCATTAAATGTACTCCAGGAATGGATGGCACACTCAAGCATATTTATAACAAGTGTTTATACACAGATTACGGGCATTGATACTACAAGGTACATGGGCCAGATGGATTATCAGAATTTATGAAAAATGCGAGAGATTGGTTGAAGGATAGATGTAAAATAAATAAAAAAAGAGGGAATTAAAATGTATGATGACGATGATGATGAATGGAATAATGAATTGGATGAGAGAGAAATAGAATATGATAATGAGCTATGCCCCGATTGTAAAAGTGAAATAGAATTTAAGATTCAGATTCATAGAGGCTTCTCAGATTGGGAACATTTAATATGCCCGGTATGTGAACATGATTTTGGAGAAAGAAGAGTTGATGAAGGATACGAATCAAGAATAATAAAAAGAGGTACTAAACAGGAATAATTATAGTGAAACGCATGAAGGTCTTAATGTCTATAAAACCGGAATATGTTAATAGAATATTATCCGGGCAAAAGAAATACGAGTTCAGGAGGAAGATCTGGAAAAATAAAATAACGGATGTCCTGGTATATTCCACTTCTCCAATCCAGAGAATAACAATGGCCTTCAAAGTTAAGAATATCATTTCAGCTCCACCGCAGCTGCTATGGGATAGATACCACGAATATAGCGGAATTTCCAAAGATAAGTTCATTAAATATTTTAAGAATTGTGATACTGGATATGCAATAGAAATAGGCAATATTACGAATTTGGAACCTTACAAATTGAATATAAGGCCACCACAATCATATATGTATATAGATGACTGACTTGGTTCTTAACCACTAAACTCTTAGGTGAAACAACAAGTTAAAATCTAATAATAAGATATAACTTTCACTTAGAGTGGAATAATGATGGAAGATACACAAGGCTCGGAGAGTTTCGATATATTCGTTAGTCACAGTCATAAAGATTATGAAAAAGTCAATTTGTATTTAGAATATGTAAATGATAAAAAAACAGGTCTGGGGAAAATTTTTCCTGTTTTTATAGCCCATAAGGATATAACACCAACTAAACCATGGGAAGAAGAAATAATTAAGGCCCTAAAACATACCAAAATATTTATAGCTTATTTAACACCCAACTTCAAAAAATCTGAGTGGTGTGGCCAGGAATCTGGAATCGCATACGCGAATGACCAATTTATAATTCCATTGATGGATGGGTCTAAACCTTATGGATTTCTAGGAAAATACCAGGGCATGCCAATACCTTCAAATCATAGACACAGCAGATCAGAAACACCAACAACCACTGGATTAAAGGAATTTGCAGTGTCAATTATTAAATCAGCATATGATGACAAGAGATGCAGTAGCATGGTAAGAAATAAGATTTTTGGGCATCTAAATGACATTTCATCATTTAGCCAGACTGATTTAGTGTTTTCATTATTAGAACATTTCAAACCATTTACAGAAGAGGAAAAAACTACCATACTCAAAGCATACGAAGGAAATAAACAGATTAACCAGGCAGGATCAGCAGATTCGTTAATCATGGAACTAAAGCAAAATGAGTGAATGCTATAAATTAACAATCATACTAATTAACTATGCTTTATTGCATTCTATCGAAAATTGCACAAAATACGAATAAAAATTATAAGATATACTTATAAAGTATCTTTATATAATCTAAGAATAATACAGAAAGAACTAAAGGTGATAAATTGCTCTGTGATGAAAAAGCAGTTCTTATAAAAAGGCGTACGTTAGGTGAACACCTTACATCTGTAAATATATTTAAAGAATATATACTGCCCAAAATTAGGGATAAAATAAATAATTATACATGGGTTGATTTATTCGCTGGTGAAGGCAATTTAATATTACCTATACTGGATTTGGTGCCTGAAAATAAAAGAATTGAATTCTTTCATCATAACATATTTCTTTTTGAGGTACAAAAAGAAATGGTTGAAAGAGCTATAAAAAATGCAGAATCGTATGGAATACCAAAATCAATAGCGGAAACAAATATTCAGATAAGAGATACGCTTAAAGAGTATCCTGTACTGAATGTTAAAAAGCCAATTTACCACATAACAAATCCGCCATATCTATATATAGGGTATATAGCTAAACATAAGGAAAATTTTAATCAGCTTGATTATTTTGCCAGAAGCTATAAAGGTTTACAAGATCTATATCAAGTTGCATTGATGAATGATTTACAGAATGGAATAAATCAAATGGTTTATATAATTCCTTCAAATTTTTTATTTGGTGATTCTGTTTCTAATTTAATCAGGATGAGTTTTTTACCTTTGTATAAAATAGATAATGCTATTATATTTGAGAAAAAGATCTTTGAAAATACAGGTGTAAATGTAGTAATATGTTTCTTTGAAAGAACAAATATAAGAAATAGTACTATAAAATTTAAAGCTACAAAAATAAATGGAGAAATAAAAGAAAGAGAATATGTATTATCGCAGAAGAATAATTATAGGGCAGGTAGTGAATTTAATGATTATATTAAGGCGCAAAAAAAGAATATGATTAAAATATCCTATTATTTAACTAAAAAGGAGATTGATAATAACAAAGGGGAAAATAAGGTACTACTATTAAATTCTAAAGAATATAAAAATGGAGAATACACAAAGAAAACATTTTTTGTAAATGATAAGCTTTATGAAAAAATAATAAAAAATCCATTATTTATAAGAACTGTTGACACTGGAAGCGAAAATGGAAAATCCGGATTATATTATATAAAAGAAACTTTTGGCACTGATGGGATATTTGTGGATGGAAATACATATAGAACAAATCCAATACAAGTATTTATTGAGCCATATCTATCTTCGGAGCAAATGAAACAATTGCAATTAACCTTCAACCAAAAGCTAAACGAACTCAGGGATATAACGGATAGTGAATTTATGACTACATATAAGTATAGTAATAATGGAAAATATACAAGAAAATATCTTGGATTGCTACAGGCAAAGAAATTGCTTGAAGTAATAGATATAAAAATTAAAATTCCTGAACAAACTCATCAAACAAAATTGCTGTAATTATATTTTTACCTTTTCTCTCATCTATTTTTCTAATGTAATTCCTGTCAAACCAAACTATCCCATCAAGAATTGCAAAAGAGCATATATTAGGCTCTCTACTATCATTTAAAACATCCAATGCAACGTTCAGTTGATTAGTTTGTGCACCTCCAGAATCGGTGATAAACTTCGCTTCGCCAAAACAAAATCTCTTACCCTTCCTGAATAAAACGTCCAGCCCCTTCTTAGTATCTAACAACTTAATGTCAAGTTCGTCAGTAACATATTTCTTAAGTGTTGAGTCGGAACCTTGTAAAAACACCAAATCTTCCTCTCTATAATATTTAAAGTCAGTATAACTTATAAATTTATATCTCTCCTGCACCCACTTCTTAAAAGAATTTCCCATTTGTCTAGTTGCAGATTTTGGTTTACGCATTTCTTTCAATAAAGAATCCCAATCCATAGATGTTATAGTTTCTCCAAGGCGCTTGATTGTGTCAGGATTATTTTCTATAAGATCACGTCTATATCTGAGCATACTTATATAAGGGTCGTCTATTGGGAATCTCTCAAGGCCTAGGAGCTTCTTTATTAACTCTATGTACGACTTAGTTTCTCGAGATGTGTCATAAGCCTTCTTTATATTATTAATATCTTCAAGCTTTACAGTCCTTTCCTTATTCGATTGGGAAGGATATATAGAAGATAATTTATCAAGGTACTTTTCTCTATTAGCAATATCTTTGCTTTTCTTTACCCAATCTTCCATATTCATCATCCTATAGTTTATTAACTTCTTTAGTTTTCATTAGACTTCACCTTGTTTATATTTCCCCTATCTCTCTGAATCTGGATCATAGCCTGGACATCCGGCAGAGACCAGGCATATTTTGTATGCACACAATTGTATGTTTGATCTACCTCGCACCAGAGCCGTAAAATATTGTTTCCGTTTAATTTTACATAGACAAAAACTACTCTGTCATCTCCTTTGGCATTGTAATTAAACTCATGAATTGCAACATGGTCATCTAAAACGTTGAGATGAGTTAAAGCTGAGAGATTTTTGAATTGGTCTTCATAATTTGGAGGAAGGGTATAACTGGAAACTTCTTCGGCTCTTCTTAATCCTTCGGCTATGCGTTTGCCTTTGCCAGTTAGCTGGATAGCGTATATGCGACGACCAAGCCTCCGTTCTTCAATTGATATTAATCCGCTGTTTTCCAAAAGTGGTAATAATTTATCAATGGTGTGCATGGTACTTACTTGTTGTAAATCTGTTTTTTTTGAACTACCATTGTCTAATAAATAGAGAAGAATAGTAATAGCGTATTTATGAGACAATATATCTTCATCTTTATCCATTTCAAATATGACATTTTAAATAACATATAAACTATATTATATAATCAATAGTCGATATTGACAATTGATAATATTTATATACAACTAACAAATGTCATATTTGACATTAGATGATAAATATGAAAACTGTAGCAAAAGTAGGCAAGTCTGGGCGTGCCCAGATACCGAATGAGATTCGCGTGAAAATGGGAATTTGTGCCGGAGACAGACTCGTAATAGAGATTATAGAGGTAATAAAAAATGACGCTTAATGAAGTTAGAATTTTTGATGATTCTGGCATGCTGGTTTTGCCTGATGATGTGATTGAGGTATGGAAGGAAGAAGAACACATTGTTAAGTGCAGCCATTGCGGATATAGCTACAGGTCCAGGGCAATATACAAAATAAGGCATACATGCCCAAAGTGTAAAGAGGTAATATATTGATGGACGAAAAGGAACTAAGGGATTTTAAGAATTTTATGATTGATGAAATGCGTTTATCACCCTCCACTGTGAAGGACACATTGAGAAGATTGCCATATATTGAAAATAAATCAAAATCAATGGAGAGGGATGATTTGCAGGAACTGGTGCGCATAGAATGGAACACCAAGAGCAATAAGACTGCAAATGAGTACATTAAAATAATCAACAGGTGGCTCAGATTCAAGAATGAAAAGCCCCTGAAATATTTTAAGGAATACGAATCATTTACAGTAAAGATCTGCACACCGGATGCCAAGGAAAAACTTTTAATTGCAGCTTCCAGGCAGGGACCAAGGGAGAAAGCCATATTTTATTTATTGTTTGGCACCGGAGTAAGGCTCGGGGAAGCCGTGAACTTAAAGCTCCAGAATATCAAAAATGACAGGATCTTTGTAACAGGTAAAGGCCAGAAGGAGAGGGAAATATTCCTTCCTTCAGAATCCAGAAATGCGCTGGATGAATACCTTTTAGTAAGGACTCCTGGGAAAACAGCCTCGGATAAGGATTTTCTGTTTACGACAAAAGTGGGAAAGAGAATGTCATACGATTATTTCCGGAATTTATGCAAATTCGTTGCGATGAATGCCGGGATAAAATTCCATCCCCACATGGCCAGGCACACATATGCCACGGAGCTTTTGTTGGCTGGAATGGATGTGGCCTTCGTGTCAAAGCTGCTGGGGCACGAAAATCTTTCAGCGACCCAAAAATACCTGCACCCGAGCCAGCAGGAGGCGATTTACCAGGCTTCAAAAATAAATTTATTTGAAAATCAACATAAAAATAAGTACCAAAATCATAATGATTTAGACCATAAGGATAGGTTGGGATTTGGACCCAAGTAGATGAGATCTGCAGTCTCACGCATAGCTTCTCTGCCACCTATCCGCTTGTATGTATTGCAAATCTATATTTATTTTTTTATGCAGTAAGTCACTTCTGTAACCTGATAGGATAGAAACGGTTATAATTACAAATTTATATTTCATTTTATAAATTTGAACATATTCTATATTACATGACATAGTATGACAATATTATATAAGTATATCATAATTATTTAATATGTTTGAAGAAATGTTTATATACTCAATGATAATTGTTTCTTATGGATTTATATGTGGGTATTTTGAGATGGCAGTTCTGGGAGTTGATCTGGGATATGGAGACACAAAACTGGTAACAGAGAACAATAAAAAGAGTAAGTTCCCATCAAGGTGGTCTCCTGCAGAGGCCAGAGATTGGGGGCTTGGAGGGAATGTTCCTGTACTTTCGATCAAGGGTGGTGATTCTTTCATGTTTGGAGATGATGCAACAGGATCAAATATAAGAGAGCCACAGGGAGATGGCAGGCTTACCGATCCCAATGCTATGCAGTTACTTGCGGGTGCATTATGGAAAAGTGGCATAGGAAAAAAACCCAGAATGCCGATATAGTTCTGTCAAGCGGAACCCAGCTTGGAAGTTTTGACAAAGAAGTAAAAGAAGCGTCCAAACCGCTGGAAGGTATGGAGATAGAGCTACAGGATGCCTCTGGTGACAAGCAAAAGTTCAAAATATCAAAATTGGTTATGAGACCACAAGGTGTTGGTGCGGTCATATATTTGCTTAATCAGGGCCTTATAAAGAAACAATATGGAAATGCAGTGATAATAGATATAGGATACAAAACAACAGATATTTTAACAATAAATCTGAGGAATCTGGAACCCATTACTGCAGAATCTTTCAGCATAGAGGCAGGGGGTAGGAGACGTTGTGTCCGGAATGAGCAAGTCTATCAGCAGGGAAACTGGTTTTGTAGTGTCAGCTGATGTTGCCCGTGATGCTATAGGAGAGAAGGTAACTTTCAAACAGCAGGAAATAGGCGGAAGTGAGGTGTCTGGGCCGTTACTGGATAGTCTGGCACAGAAGATTGTTGATGAGATGAGAGAAAATTTAAGAGACAACCTTGAAAGGATAACATCACTGATTCCTGTTGGGGGTGTTTCTATACTTATAGGAGACAAACTTGAGCAACTGGCTCCTGGATATCTTGTCAAGGTTCCACCTGAAGACATGCAATTTGCAAATGTTCTTGGTTATTCAATTGCCGCCTCGGAAAATAAATAAAATAAATATTTTATAGAGTAAAAATTTATTAATAATGAAATACTTAATTATATAGATGACCCGTGTAGGAATATATACTCACGACTTTAAGTTTTACCATGATATTGTCATGGATTTAAAGAGATGGAATCTGCCCTTTTTCAGCATAACTGACCTTTATGATATACCGTCTGATATAAACGTTATCATGAGCTCAGTTAATGATTCGTTTACACTTCCTGGACAGATAAAGGCAAGGAATTCACTGGAAGGAATAAGGAAATGCCTGCCAATGCTTTTAAACAGGGATGAATTCGATAAAATTGTTATAGGAATTGACCCAGGGCCAAGACCTGGAGTTGCCGTGATGGCAGATGGTGTGCTCATGGAGGCATGGGAATGCCCGGTAATAGGCAATATCAGGGAAAGTGTTCTTCATATTATAGGAGATTACCGCTACCGTTACATCATGATTAAAATTGGAAATGGAGACAGACCAAATCGGGATATTATTATCAAACATTTAAAGAATCTCGCCCCTGTTATAATAGTAAATGAGGAGAATACAAGCACCCCACACAAGGTGCACGATAATGCCCTTTCTGCAGCCAGGATATCACTTATTGATGATAGATACGATATATCAAGGACACCGGTAAAATTTAGCAGAAAGAATATCTATGAAAAAGAGTTCACCACCATTCATTCCCTAATTTAAAAGTTATTTCATATATAATTAAATAAAAGATTTTAGACTGTTGCTATTTAGTTTTCTGGGCTTTCTGCGTTTTCTTGTTTGATTTGGACCTTTTCCACTTTGGTACACGGACTGTATTCCTTCTGCCTGAGGCAACTATCAGGAATATTGCAAATGCAATTGCCACTGCAGCAATGTAGTAAACCCAGTCATAATTGGGCTTTGCACCATTATAGAATACCACAGATGATTTGCCCTTCAGTGTTATGACTGGATTGTTGGTGGTTACAGTTAGGGTGTCCTTTCCCTTATATATAAGGGCTGATGGGGCAGTAATATTATCCTTATATGTTGAATTCCCTTTAATTTCATTTATATGGCTAATGCCAACGGCCTGTGATGATGTACCGTGTGTTACTGTGTATGTCAGGGTTATATTATATATGGGAACAGGGTCAGTATTTTCAACTGTTGCGTTGAAAATTACCGGTTTACTAACATTTATTGTTGGTATGCTTTTTGTATAGGTAATTCTATGACCGGTAGAATTAACTGCATAGGCATCAATGTAGCCGTAAATGCCTTCACATTCTGCCGGTGCAGTAACCTGTACCGAAAATTTTCCATTTGTGGAATTACTGTAATATGATAGTGGTGAAAGGCCTGTATCATTAACTGCCCCAAGGTATGCAGCCATTGAATAATTGTGATAACCTGATGATTCAGTTACGTTAAGGTAGAATGTTTCATTTTCATAAACATAATGCTGTACAGACACGGTGGCTGAGAAAGTAGATGTGGAGGTAGCAGGAGTAGGGGCGTTCTGCATGCCTGATACAGAGGCTGAGCCTGATAATGCAACAAGGGCGAAAATCACTGAAAACAGTATTATTAATTTATATTTCATTCAATTTACCTCTTTTTTCTTGATCTGATTGAAGATCCTATAATGCCTGCCAGCAATGCCGCTACAATTATACCGATGCCTATATAGATTGTGATAGCCGGATTTGCTGTGTAATCATTTATTATATGGTTCCCTGAAGATCCTGTTCCAACCGTAGCCGATGGCAGCACAGGTGTAATTGTTTTGTTTTCATAGGTATTTTTACCGTTTATTGTGGCATTGGATTCGAAGTTCATGCCAACAGAATGCAATGTTCTCCCATTAATTCCATAGGCATATATATACAGGGTTGCAGACTGCCCGGCATTAAGCGTTAAATTTGTAACATTTTGGCCATTGTATGTTAGATATGCCATTATATCAAAAGAACTCTTTAATTTTGGGGCGTTTGTTATGTTTACAAATACATTCAATGCAGTATTGTTCGTGTTCTTAAGTGTTATGGGTATCATATTTATGGTGCCATTCACGGCAGCGTAATCAGAGTATGTGAAATTATAACTTTCTCCAGAAAGCACATTAATAGTTATATCTCCAACCTTAACGCCGGTGCCGTTAACCTTTGCCATAACCGGCACTGAATTATTACCTGCCGGTGCAACGGGGATCTTTGTAATTATGATTACGTTCTTAGTTCCACCCACAGGAATTGTTAAGTTGGTCGGATTGAAATTAAGGTCCCATGTACTGTTTCCTGAATAAAGTTGAATTGTATTGTTTGTATTGCCCTCATTTTCTATGGTCACAGATGTTGTAATGTTCTCACCAACATAGCCTGTAACCGCAGGATCTATCAGCACATACCTGTACAAATTGACTTTGTGAAGGGTAACATTCTCTGTAAGAGATTTGTTAACAAATAAAGACACAGATCCTGAATAATTAACAGGTATTCCGTTCTGTACTGTTGAATTTGTCAGGGTAAACTCATAGGTTCCGTTCACAGGAAGGTATATGCTGCTTGGCTCTGACTGTGCTGTTGTGTACATTGATGGCCCTGTAACTGTTAGGGTTGTTGGCACAGCTACACTGTTATTGTACCCAGTGAGGGTGACAGGATATGCATGTGATAGATACACATTGAATGTTTTATTAGCAAGAGGACTTAATGTAACATTTTCAAAGTATGCGTAGTAAGTCCCAGATGATGTATAGTTTGCGTAAATTCCGTAGGTTCCTGGAGTTAGTTTGCTTACAGAATATTGATCTGCTGAATTAGATGTTGTTGTTGCAACCGTTTTCCCATCCTTTGTTATTGCTATTGTTGCATCAGATACAGTAGATGCGACATTCGGATAGTACATAACTGTTCCATTCAATGTATCGTACACTTCTGTGGGTATGAGGGAGATATTGAAAGCATCAGTTGCTGATGATGGTGTCACATTCTGATCTGTGGCATTCACATATGTGTATGCGCCTGTGGAATTTGTGAAATTGCCAGCAGATGTTATGATATAATTCATCTTTGGCAGGACAATTGTCAAATTCTTTGCAGAGCTTGTTGTTATTTCCTTTGTCCCATTCCTTATATGGTATGAAGCTGATATTTCCAGATTGTTTGTAATACTAAGCCTGTAACCTGTTACATATGAAGGTATTACCGTCATATTTTTTACCAGATCTACTGTTGTCATGTTTGCCATGGTGGAGTTATAAGAGAACAATGTGTATACGCCAGCTTTTAGATGGTCCAGCCCAACATTTACTCCGGTGGAATTGAATAGGGTGCTGGCGGAATTTGTAATTTTGGTTGTGTTTACCTTCAGTGTAAAGTAAAGGTCGGTATTTTTCACAAATTTCTGTGATAGTGAATTGTTGACCACTGTTCCAGTCAAAACTGGAACTATGTATGCACTGCTATTTGAGACGCTGGTGTAATAAACTCCCTCTGCTATTTCTCCAGTGACGACGCCGTCTGTCATATTGAGTGTATATTTGTTGTACAGCCCGGTAAGTGTTATGGTTCCATTATATTTTGCAAGTTTTGAGTCATTATTTAATGTTACCGAAACAGATACCATCTTCTGTGTTACATTGTATACAGGATCCGTAACATGATCTGCTGTAGTATTATAATAGAACGGTGACATTATTTCCACTGTACTGCTGTTATATGCATAGATCGTTGCTGACCCGCCGTTTAATTCAGAGTAATAGTAAGGAGCCTTGGTGGTCGTATTGTATGCTATAAGTATTCCCTGTGTTACATACCCAAGGGTATTGTTTGTTGAAGTGGATATTTTATGCGAATAGCTATAGCTAAGGTTTAATACAATGTTATGAACGCTACTGGAAATTGACTGGTTGAATCCTGCCATAGTTTTCCCATTGTATGTTCCGGTTCCAGAAATAGAATAGCTTCCGGAAGGTAGGTATATACTGTATGGCCTGCTTGAATTTGAATAGCTATGATAAAGGAATGCACTGGAATCTGTAGCCAGTATCTCATAATGTCCACTGTAATACTTTGCGCCTGTCATGGTAGAGGTTATGTTGTATTTATATGACGTTGTGTAGGTTATATTCTGCTCCATGTTGCCCGTAACATTTAAGGTTTGGATATAGGACCCACTTGATGTGTTAGAATATATAGTGTACACTCCGTAGGGCATATTCAAATAATAGAATCCAGTAGCATTGGCTGTCGTATTGTAATAATCAGAAGCTATTCCATTGAAGTAGAATGTAACCTTTGCATTGGGTGAGGCCATTCCTGTAACATTTGCACTCAGTTCTGGTGTCATAGTAACAGACTTTGTATTGCCCCATCCAGTTACTGTAACAGATGATTTGTCCTCTGTGCCATTAGCCTTTATAGTGATATTATAGGTTCCTGGATAAACACCAAAATCAGCATTGCCACTGCTGGACGTCACACCCGATAGTTTATAATTACCTGAGGTGCCATTGAGATATACCGTGTATCCCGATAGACCGAGACCATCAACAGAAACAGCAACCTTGACCTGATCCATAGATACTGTCAGATTAGATAACTGCTGGGCCTTTCCGGTAACGCTCAGTGTTGTGAAATTTGTATAAGTCTTTCCGTTTGAAGTTACAGATACATTATAATTGTACGGTATAACAGTGTTTAATTCGTACATTCCGTTTGTTAAAGGCACACTTCTTGTTATGCCATAGGTTGAATTTGTTAATGTAACTGTACCTGAATTCAGGCTGTGGGATGATGTTGTGTTATCAAGTGAGACGTAACCGTACACAGTGTTTCTTGGAAGCGACATATTTTCGGATATGTTATAGTTGCCTATCCTGTTTCCCTGGTTACTGGATACGTACACAGATCTGTTGCCAATAACATTTGTGCCATTCATGGAAAGAGAATTTACACTTCCTGTAGAATAGACAAGTGTGTCATTTCCTGGTAATCCGGTTATGGTGTAGTATCCGGTGCTGTTTGTTGTGACAATCTCGTGTGGTATTCCATACTGATCGTCAATTGTCACATGGACTCCGGCAACGCCTGCGCCTGTTGCTGATGTTACCCTGCCGCTTATTACCGCACCAGGATAATACTGGATAATTGGATCCTCTTCCCCGATCAGGCTGGCTGGAAGAAGGACCTCTGTTCCCTTTCCTTCCTGCTGGTATGTGTAGGCTGTCTGTATGGGTATAAGTGTCCATCCAGGGGTACTGGAATTTGCATTGCTTGCAGGATTATATTCTGATGCATAATAAGCCAGCTCGAAGTTGCTCATATTGAAGGCAGGGTATACATGTGTTACATTGTTTATCTGATTTTCAGGGAACCCATATATAGTCTTATATATGGTTGTGTT of the Ferroplasma sp. genome contains:
- a CDS encoding toll/interleukin-1 receptor domain-containing protein, producing the protein MMEDTQGSESFDIFVSHSHKDYEKVNLYLEYVNDKKTGLGKIFPVFIAHKDITPTKPWEEEIIKALKHTKIFIAYLTPNFKKSEWCGQESGIAYANDQFIIPLMDGSKPYGFLGKYQGMPIPSNHRHSRSETPTTTGLKEFAVSIIKSAYDDKRCSSMVRNKIFGHLNDISSFSQTDLVFSLLEHFKPFTEEEKTTILKAYEGNKQINQAGSADSLIMELKQNE
- a CDS encoding N-6 DNA methylase; the protein is MLCDEKAVLIKRRTLGEHLTSVNIFKEYILPKIRDKINNYTWVDLFAGEGNLILPILDLVPENKRIEFFHHNIFLFEVQKEMVERAIKNAESYGIPKSIAETNIQIRDTLKEYPVLNVKKPIYHITNPPYLYIGYIAKHKENFNQLDYFARSYKGLQDLYQVALMNDLQNGINQMVYIIPSNFLFGDSVSNLIRMSFLPLYKIDNAIIFEKKIFENTGVNVVICFFERTNIRNSTIKFKATKINGEIKEREYVLSQKNNYRAGSEFNDYIKAQKKNMIKISYYLTKKEIDNNKGENKVLLLNSKEYKNGEYTKKTFFVNDKLYEKIIKNPLFIRTVDTGSENGKSGLYYIKETFGTDGIFVDGNTYRTNPIQVFIEPYLSSEQMKQLQLTFNQKLNELRDITDSEFMTTYKYSNNGKYTRKYLGLLQAKKLLEVIDIKIKIPEQTHQTKLL
- a CDS encoding site-specific integrase — protein: MTLPVNFNKNLSIQSSRKNNISISYFRGEELEQIFDYTKNKILNNRNHEALYRRYYFLMKALLHTGARIEEIVPYHRDEYVDKKGIHKEITSPGLRPIDINLDIGTVTLPTLKKKTMNGKLPQRVLPISQDFKNEYMSYAMAMHIDIKSKNPLFPITRKAVNKFMGKMQSELGFGIHPHKFRHTFAVTAVLSGVPLNVLQEWMAHSSIFITSVYTQITGIDTTRYMGQMDYQNL
- a CDS encoding tyrosine-type recombinase/integrase, producing the protein MDEKELRDFKNFMIDEMRLSPSTVKDTLRRLPYIENKSKSMERDDLQELVRIEWNTKSNKTANEYIKIINRWLRFKNEKPLKYFKEYESFTVKICTPDAKEKLLIAASRQGPREKAIFYLLFGTGVRLGEAVNLKLQNIKNDRIFVTGKGQKEREIFLPSESRNALDEYLLVRTPGKTASDKDFLFTTKVGKRMSYDYFRNLCKFVAMNAGIKFHPHMARHTYATELLLAGMDVAFVSKLLGHENLSATQKYLHPSQQEAIYQASKINLFENQHKNKYQNHNDLDHKDRLGFGPK
- a CDS encoding ASCH domain-containing protein — translated: MKVLMSIKPEYVNRILSGQKKYEFRRKIWKNKITDVLVYSTSPIQRITMAFKVKNIISAPPQLLWDRYHEYSGISKDKFIKYFKNCDTGYAIEIGNITNLEPYKLNIRPPQSYMYIDD